A region of Thermococcus argininiproducens DNA encodes the following proteins:
- a CDS encoding AAA family ATPase, with protein sequence MGALPMLFDPRPKEKRKDIFDREQEIEMIKNSAKEYPITLILGIRRVGKSSLLKVVLNELKSGIYIDVRKLHFESGGWITNESLLKAFENGLNSLNHPIKRELFQYLKRVKGVSIAGVQLNFEPEVSLSEILEALNKRSKIVIAFDEAQYLRFYGRRGGKEFLTLVAYAYDNLPNISFIFTGSEIGLLHDLIGVSDYESPLYGRIYNEITISPFSRELSIEFLRQGFVEARIKIREEEIEHAAEILGGIPGWLVEFGYNYIKTKSFENAIKGVMRKAEKFLEGELRELEKRSPRYILVLRAISMGFDRWTLIKEFLESRSGKIPNSRLAAILEALQKMSWISTEYRDGGKRYKIIDPVIERVIKERFNL encoded by the coding sequence ATGGGGGCATTACCTATGTTGTTTGACCCAAGACCAAAGGAAAAGAGGAAAGACATATTTGACAGAGAACAAGAGATAGAAATGATAAAGAATTCTGCTAAGGAATATCCGATTACCCTTATTCTGGGGATAAGGCGGGTAGGAAAATCCTCTTTACTCAAAGTTGTGCTAAATGAGTTAAAAAGTGGAATATACATAGATGTGAGAAAGCTTCATTTTGAGTCTGGAGGGTGGATAACAAATGAGTCTTTGCTAAAAGCTTTTGAGAATGGATTAAACTCCCTTAACCATCCTATAAAAAGGGAACTCTTTCAGTACCTGAAAAGAGTGAAGGGAGTATCAATTGCAGGGGTTCAATTGAACTTTGAACCTGAAGTCTCACTCTCGGAGATTTTGGAGGCATTAAATAAACGCAGTAAGATTGTCATAGCCTTTGATGAGGCCCAATATTTGAGGTTCTACGGACGGAGAGGAGGAAAAGAGTTCTTAACCCTCGTGGCCTATGCATATGACAATCTGCCAAATATAAGTTTTATCTTCACAGGTTCTGAAATAGGACTTTTGCATGATCTTATTGGCGTTTCAGATTATGAATCTCCACTGTATGGTAGGATATATAATGAGATCACTATCTCTCCCTTTTCCAGAGAACTCTCAATTGAATTCTTGAGACAAGGATTTGTTGAGGCGAGAATAAAAATAAGGGAAGAAGAAATAGAACACGCTGCCGAGATTTTAGGAGGAATTCCTGGTTGGTTAGTTGAGTTTGGATACAATTACATAAAAACAAAAAGTTTTGAAAATGCTATAAAAGGAGTAATGAGAAAAGCAGAAAAATTCCTTGAAGGCGAGTTAAGAGAACTTGAAAAGCGGAGCCCTAGATATATCTTGGTGTTAAGAGCTATTTCGATGGGGTTTGATAGATGGACACTCATAAAAGAATTCTTGGAATCTAGAAGTGGTAAAATACCAAATTCACGACTGGCTGCTATTTTAGAGGCCCTTCAAAAGATGAGTTGGATTAGTACAGAATATAGGGATGGGGGAAAGAGATATAAGATAATTGATCCAGTTATTGAGAGGGTTATTAAAGAGCGTTTTAACCTCTAA
- a CDS encoding flavoprotein yields MTTLRIAWGISGAGHLLLESVDVLERLRDHHELKVFLSSAGEEVARIYGVLERIGDFPIVRESKQGHAFPSCGSFNLGKFDVFVISPATSNTVAKIRLGIADSLLSCCASQALKSRVPLIMVPTDSKPVVETKAPNGKVFKIYPRKVDLEHIKALKEEGVIILEHPYEVENILERFL; encoded by the coding sequence GTGACAACGTTGAGAATTGCGTGGGGGATCAGCGGTGCAGGACATTTGCTTCTAGAAAGTGTTGATGTACTGGAACGCTTAAGGGATCACCATGAGCTTAAAGTGTTCCTTTCTTCAGCGGGTGAGGAAGTGGCCAGGATTTATGGAGTTCTTGAAAGAATAGGGGATTTCCCCATTGTAAGGGAGTCAAAACAAGGACATGCATTTCCATCATGCGGTTCGTTCAATCTAGGTAAGTTTGACGTTTTTGTAATCTCTCCAGCGACATCGAATACGGTGGCCAAAATAAGACTTGGAATTGCGGATTCTCTTCTTTCATGCTGTGCTTCACAGGCCTTAAAAAGCAGAGTTCCTTTGATAATGGTCCCCACAGATTCAAAACCTGTTGTCGAGACAAAGGCACCTAATGGCAAAGTTTTCAAAATATATCCGAGGAAAGTCGATCTTGAGCATATTAAGGCCTTGAAAGAGGAGGGAGTGATAATTTTAGAGCATCCCTACGAAGTAGAGAATATTTTGGAACGATTTCTGTGA
- a CDS encoding HAD family hydrolase, producing MEIPNYGKIMARTVVFDLNGTLGVEGKVKADVKELLKELSEKYEIVVLSSDTFGTLKDEFNELDIKIERVKDGNEKLQKALEYEPYIGVGNGNNDVRMLENAELAICVIGEEGASIEALLASDIVVKDIKDAINLLLNEKRLIATLRG from the coding sequence ATGGAAATCCCGAACTATGGAAAAATAATGGCAAGGACAGTTGTATTTGATTTGAATGGAACACTGGGAGTTGAAGGAAAAGTAAAAGCAGACGTTAAAGAACTCTTAAAAGAACTTAGTGAAAAATATGAAATCGTGGTATTAAGCTCCGACACATTCGGAACCTTGAAAGATGAATTCAACGAACTTGATATAAAGATAGAAAGGGTTAAAGATGGCAATGAAAAGCTTCAGAAGGCCCTTGAATATGAGCCTTACATTGGTGTAGGCAATGGAAACAACGACGTTAGAATGCTTGAAAACGCTGAACTTGCTATTTGTGTAATAGGAGAAGAAGGAGCAAGTATTGAGGCCCTTCTGGCTAGTGATATCGTAGTTAAAGACATTAAAGATGCAATCAATCTGCTGTTAAATGAAAAAAGACTAATAGCAACTCTTAGAGGTTAA
- the nikR gene encoding nickel-responsive transcriptional regulator NikR encodes MKIIRFGVSMPEDLLGKFDAIIEEKGYANRSEAIRDLVRDFIVRHEWEEGNKEVAGTITIVYNHDEADVVKELLEMQHDYVNEIISSLHVHMDEHNCLEVIVVKGEASRVKKIAERLISLKGVKHGKLVMTTTGKELV; translated from the coding sequence ATGAAAATAATCCGCTTTGGAGTTTCAATGCCTGAGGATTTGCTTGGAAAATTTGATGCAATAATAGAGGAAAAAGGTTATGCAAATAGAAGTGAGGCTATAAGAGATTTGGTTAGGGACTTTATAGTGAGGCACGAGTGGGAAGAAGGGAATAAAGAAGTAGCAGGCACTATAACAATAGTCTACAACCATGATGAGGCCGATGTGGTGAAAGAGCTTCTTGAGATGCAACATGACTATGTGAATGAAATCATTTCAAGTCTTCATGTTCACATGGATGAGCACAACTGTCTTGAAGTGATAGTGGTGAAGGGCGAAGCCAGCAGGGTGAAAAAGATAGCGGAACGATTGATAAGTTTAAAGGGGGTAAAACACGGAAAGCTGGTAATGACTACCACAGGCAAGGAACTAGTATGA